The Rhinatrema bivittatum chromosome 4, aRhiBiv1.1, whole genome shotgun sequence genome window below encodes:
- the MCRIP1 gene encoding mapk-regulated corepressor-interacting protein 1 produces MTSSPVSRVVYNGKRNSSPRSPTSSSEIFTPAHEENVRFIYEAWQCVERDLRNQLSGSERGLVEEYVEKIPNPGLKSFKPVDLSELKRRNTQDAKKS; encoded by the exons ATGACCAG CTCCCCAGTGTCCAGAGTTGTTTATAATGGAAAGAGGAATAGCAGCCCACGGTCTCCAACAAGCAGCAGCGAGATCTTCACCCCTGCGCATGAGGAGAATGTGCGCTTCATTTATGAAG CATGGCAGTGTGTGGAGCGGGACCTCCGCAACCAATTATCTGGCAGTGAGAGGGGCCTGGTAGAGGAGTATGTGGAGAAGATCCCAAATCCTGGCCTGAAGT CATTTAAACCTGTTGACTTGAGTGAGCTGAAAAGACGAAACACGCAAGATGCCAAAAAGTCCTAA